The DNA region TTCAATATTTCATGTTActatagtaaaaaaaattcatatctcATGAAATATAGCGCATATTTCATTAAGTGTGCTTAGATtaatttttctgaaaaaaaatatCTTGAGATATGTTATTTTGCCATTTCCATACTTTGTTTATTGATATTCAAATAGGGTCTAACTCAAGTACTCAACAGCTTTTTCTTTGGTACATGTCTAACTCAACAGCTAGATCAGTTGTTTTGTAGGGATTACACTACGTTATAAGAAATTTAAGCTTGGTCctaaaattcaaatattaaagCAATTCGAAATTCAAATCCTATCTTGTTTCCCAAAATTACAACCGCCAAATTCcagaacttaagtgcaaaaggATGTTCTTATTCACATTACCTAAATAATTAGGTTAAAAACCGCCAAAATTTTCTTGCTCTACCGTATATCATGCGCTTCAATAATATATTGAAAGAGTTCGGTGGTGCTGCAGGGATGTGCACTGAACACCAAAAGCCCAGAGCCAAAGATCCAGCTCCACGCTAAGCACCTGCAAAAGATAGTTCCAGATTCAAGTCTAAGAAATGGTGAAAGGAAAAATAACTACAgtgaagagaaagacaaaagacTATTCAGTTTTAGTTAAGATATGAATAAGAGTCTATTTGGTTTTACCGTTACAAAGGAGTAAAACATGAAAATAAAGCAAATTTTTCCAGCTACTACATTACCGAATTCTCCagcatataatatatatatatatatatatatatatatatatgtgtgtgttagaCACATCAAATGAGAGATGTTAATGGTGCCAATTTCATTATATCTTCTCTAATGTTCTTAATGTGCTCTGAGCATGCACAGAAAAGCAAAATCATAAATCGCAACAGAATGTTTATTGAGAGAAATATATCAGGAAATTATGTCAGCAGTTTAccattatactttttttctcAAGAGAATAGACTTGAAGAAAGAACTCTATGCATTGAATAAGGATTATGATTCAGAGATACTATGCAGGAAAAAAGACCTCACCTGTTTTCCTGATTTTGCACTTATCAGCTCCCTCATTTTTTCCACAGCGTATACAGAGCAAGCCCGCAGTTCAACTTCCTCTTCGGTCCCTGGACCTATTTCTCCAGAAGCCTCAATAGTACTGGCAAGTGTAGGACTATATTTTAAAACACCAAGCTGTTGAAGCACAGCTGGGACAATATAGTCTGCCATTATAGTTAGAGAGTTGACGTCTTTAAAATCACCATATCCTTGGCCCTTAAATGCACCCCATAAATCTGCTGCAAATATCTGAGCTCTTTTGTACAAAAATACCTGGCGACCTTTGTACACTGAATGGTCTCTAAAGCCTACAACATTTCATATGATGAGTCAATGAACCACATTCTTTGCAAACAATCCATAGCAActtcaaacaagtatttaaaaattggttattatttatttcagaaCTTGAGTAAGTGAAgttaagaaaagaagaagaggctAATACCAGGAAAGTGACGTGCAACAAGGGCAACTAGATTCACAGCTGATTTTTCACAGCGCTCTACAAGATTAGATGCTTTTCCATCAAAGCTTCTTTCCAATTCAATCCCAACCTAACAATAAAGTGAACAATATTATAGATTTGGCTAGCACACTTCAATCATGCTTTATCATTATAACAAAATTCACAGAATTCAAAACCAACAAAAGGAATGAAACTAACAAAAATCAAAGTAGGATTTTTAGCAGTAATGATCTGTTTTACCTCATGAAGCAACCTAACACGTTCATCTTCCAAAGGAAGAGGTCTTGGCCAATTCAAAAGCTCACGTAGTTGTGGACCTAGCATTATGAAACTGATTGTCACTAGGCGACTCAATGAAAAGTATTTCTTCATTGGAAGCAAACAAATAAAACGCAAGGCCGGATGCAAAGAGAGATGTGGTAGTCTTTTTGTAAATACTGTAACTTAACCATAATGTCAATTGTCAGGTTCGGTTCTATAATATGAAGAACTACAATTTGATTGTGATTCATGCTCAAGCAGTTTAAGCAAAAAATTATTGCCTTTAAACTGACAGCACAATAAGAACAAAATATTTACAGTGTCATATTGTTACAGCAGAAGTATTCACACTGAAATAAAAGGAATATTAGAATCAAGACTGACGCAGTGGAAATGAGTCGCCCCCCAAATCACCTCCTATATTTCCATATCTTTTTCTCTCTCCCCCTCTTATGTATCGCTCTCACATTACCCCTTGATTCGCAAATTTCCTCCccatcatattttctctctgcTGATATTCTCTCTATGCTAACAGCATTTTCCTGCCACATACTGCACTATTCTTGTTATTCTTTTTCCTCTCATAAACAAGCACGCCTTTGTTATTGGGCCCCTGTTTTCCTTTTCTGCTATAAACACATGAGCCAAGGACCAATCAACACCCCCAATCAATCCCACTTTGTCCTCAAGTAGCATCCAGACAGCTAGCACCTCACTTGTAACAACCTCTAAGGCTGTAACCCCCACtcttcagtaaaaaaaatttagatcCTCTGGCCAGGAATATAAACAGAATGTTATCTTCAGCTGGGACCTGGGATACATGAAAGACCGAATAGATATTTGGATCATGTGACAGCTCCAACATGCTACTGGCTCCACCCTCTCCTGAAGTACTGAAATGAGGACTTAgttttagtgcatgtttgggtACACGGTGGAACACCACAATGAAGCCAAAATCACGATGGACAGAAGCAACTTCCCTTAGCTTTTGTGACAATCCACCATGATTATGGCCTCACAGTGATATTTcaccgtgtatccaaacatgtacTTCATTAACTCTTCTAGCCTATGATTATGGTCCATATGGCTGAGCCTTTAAATACCCCTTTTGTACCTAAAATTCCACATTTCCTCATTTTAACTGTGTAAAGTTTAATTCTTTGATGGGAGCTTACTAAATTCAACTTTTAATCCTCTAATACAGCATCCCTCAACATTAATAATATGTAGACATATTCCACTGCTGTACCATTTTGCTGATATTTAATAATAGGAGGGGGTTCTCTACTATACAATGTCTTAAGGGGGATTGTCTGGATAGAATTATAATAGGAAGAGTTAAACCAAAATTCTGCCTATGCCAACCACTTCAGCCAATGTTTTGGGTTCAGAAAGCATCTCAAGTACGGTTTGACTATGCGATTGACGACTTCAGTTTCACCATTTGTTTGCGGATGAAAAGCTGATCTAAACTTCAGTCTGGTGCCTAATAACGTCAAAAACTCCTTCCAAACATGGCTGATGAAGACAAGGTCACTatcataaataattaaattaggaaATCCATGGAGGCGTATTAGCTCTTCCCAAACTTGAGTAGGAATTGGAAAAGGCTGAAGCAAATCAGCAAGACTAACCAACGATGGGCTTGATACTTGTTTTCTACTATACCTACAGCCTTGCACATATTTCTCACCGACTCTTCTCATGCCACTCCAATGAACTATCCAATGttattcttctttttcctctcaTAAACCAGCAGACTGTTGTTATTAGGCCTGCTATACACAAGCACTAAGGGCCTATCAGCCCATCTCAACTTTATATCTACCCGTAATAACTTAAACAAGCCTTAGTTTCAATTGATGATAAAAACATGAAATCGTTGAAGTTATTGAAACACTCGTCATTTCAATACAAATGTGTGCATGAGAATGAATGTAATTTAACGAGCACATTAAGTTGTACATAGGCAATGCAAGGTCCAAGCGAAATTACCAGTGTACTTTTGCAGACGATCAGCATCAAATGCAGATTTATCCTTTTGAAGAGCAGCCTTTAGCCCAGCCGCTAAATGCTCATAATTCAAATCCTTATCTGTTACCATTGAAAAGAAAGGATGTAAAAGTTAAAAACCAGGGGAAGAACTAAAATGCTAGGAGACATTTCCCTACTCTTACTTCATGTCTTTGTCAACTACATTATCAACTAGAAGACTGACCTGCTCATCATGAATTAGAATAACATATATGTCTTTAACACACCCCTCAAAACAACCAACAATAACCAAATGCCTTTCCCCACTAAAAGAGGTTAACTACATGGATCTAATCCGCCATATTGTGCTCAACCACACATATCTCAAAGTGTCAACAACACCTTAATCGAGACATATTTGCCGATAATTAAAGAAGAAACTCGTCTCACAAGAAGCCACATCTCCTAACCCTATAGCTGCATGAACTCTAATGATATCATTTTAGTTTGGGCAGGAAATACAGCCACATTGCAATGAATAAATCTAACCGTTATCATATATAGACACCAAAGAGTGCAGACACCACACATACATTTCATTCTTCTCTCTATATCTCTCACCTGTTATCACAACACATCATATATTaccttctctttctttctctctctctctctcagtgTCTACCCATaatttttctaaatttaaaTACCATTCACAAAAGTAGCAATTAAAAagatatttctaaaaaaaaaaaacaggggaCCAATAACACCCTAATTAAGGTACTGGATGCCTATGTGATTAAGACATAATCTGGATGAAACTTTATATGGCATTTGGAAAGGAGAATAAAAAAAGTATAGAGAACGTACCAGGCCAGAAGCAAAAGTTCAAAGCGTCCAAGACAAACAAGTACTGAACAGTGAGTGGTCCGTTGTCAAAATAGTGAATCCCTTCAAAATCCCACTCAACCTTGGGAACCGACTCAATGGTACTCACCACTTTCTCAATTCCTGGAAACAACAGCACCAAGCGATAAATGAGTAATAGGGAGAATGCAAAGCTTGAAACATTCGGAAAAGAGAAGAACGACTTTAACCTGCAGAGTCGACGACGACGTGGGAGGAGCGGCTAGCGACCCAAGCGGAGGTTGCCCTAACGTCGTCCATGGAggcggcggcggaggaggaGCACAATGCGGCGTGTGTCGTAAACCCTAAAACGAAAACAGTTAGAACAGACGAGCGTGTGTGAGTATATATAGTGCGGTGTGGGGGCTGAGGGGAGCTGGTGGTGTGTGAATGTGTGTGTCCACGTTCCAAGTTTCGCGGGTTTTCATGCTTAAGGGCGACGTCGTCGTTGGCGTCTTTTGAATGTGCGTTTTGGAGGACTCTGATTCTCTGAATGTGACCCTGTTTTTTGTTGAAAAAGGTTATGGGCCATCAAATGGCCCCATTAGGTAAATGGGGAAAGGATAATGTTGCTATTAtgtccacccaagttcacggacCCAATGAGATCACACGTGAACAATGACCCACTGACACACCCTGATCTTACCCTTTCTAGGTCCAAAATGCCCTTGTGTGGGTATCTGAAACGACGTCTCATTTTCTGTCTTAACCAATGAACCTAAGACATATTAATTCAAATACATGAATATGGTATTTATAACCTTAtataagtgattttaaattAACATGGTGCAAATGAGCAATCTCATGAGTGAGATATAAAGTGGTAATACGGGTTGGGTCAGATTCGTCATAGCGCAACTTCCATATTCTTTCTTCTATTAAACCTTTTGCTCGAAGCTAATTACAAATGTTTCTTTATTACAAGGGATTCGAGAAAATTCAGTTTAGGGTATTTTTTCTGCACAttgtaaactaaaaaaaatatgggTAGGTAACAAAAAGCTGACAGTGTGAGACAATTTAGTACTctttttaaccaaaaaaaaaggcaCAGTTTGATGAGCTAGCCTGACCTAACCCGTCCTCGAGCCGGTCCAAGGGCCAAGCCACCCAAGCAAGGGTTTTAGgtctccaatttttttttactaagtgaAAAATGCCTCCAACTTTTTTTACTAAATAAAAAGGGCCCCAAaagttttattaaataaatatttctttAGGTAAAAATGTTTCACTTTAAAGTTTGCTTTAGGCATCGTTTAATGTTGGGCCGGCCCTGCCCGTCCTCAATCTCCTAAATGACGAGCTTCAACAATTGAGTTATGCAGGCTAATGAGTTCAAtactctcaacccaacccatcTAGATATGTATGATGGCGAGGAGAGCTGATGAGAGTGGTCCAACACATATTGTCACTCCTTAAAAATATATTACACGAGTTGTTACAATGTACTTTCAGGACATTTTAACACTTTAGTTTCACAAAATACCCTTGAAACTACTTCTTTTTATTAAGGATAAAATCTTTTGTgatcatttaaataatttacaaAATCCTTTTTCAGGATGAAGTTATTTGTTAGGTTATATGTATCCTACAAAAGCTTTAAGCTTCTAGTAAGGATGGGGTACTGTTTgcattctttaaaaaaaaaaaaaagacatactGTGTGAGAAGATGATTGGCAGTATTGGGCCAACCCAACTCCTAACTATCCAGCCTAAGCAAAAGATTAAATGGCCCAGCTTGAAATTGTTTAGcccatttattttttttccatttacaATTCTAGTGATGAAccattgaacaaaaaaaaaagtaattctCTGTTATTTTACTTTATTCCAGAATATTCCAGCCTTTAAGATCATGCCATGTGTAGGTGATCCTAATTCTATGGAAAGGGCTGTTAGAATAAACAGATGTAAATACATTTGGAAGATTACTGAGAAAATTAAGCTGTCATTTATTTGTCTACTTAGTTTTCAATTCTCCAGGTTTGAGTAGAATTGTTTGAGAAGAAGACTATCTTTCCATTAATGTTTCACGtcttattttagtattttaaatGAGAATGTTGATCCGAGCTTCATTCATCAAACTATCCTGAAGGTGCTTGCGACATTGGTGTCCTGCCCGATTATCCGATGGTGTTTACACATCGCTAGCTAATTATGACATAATTAGGAGCTAGTAGTTTATCAAATCTAATCACTAGATCCGAATGTTACTCACCTTTCTTTTACCTAATCGCAGCGTGTGAGCACATTTCAAAACCGAGGATAAGGAATTGAAGTAGGAACCAAAGTGCCAGATAATAATTGGAGACAAGGGTAAGACAAATACAGACCATAATCTTCTTTTTAATGGGACATTTGGCATATAATCCGATCTGGTGGTGGAACAAAAACTGTGGGGACCCATCTAGCCCACATCATAAATATGCACCAGCAGTGACGGATGTATGTAGAAGACTATGAGGGCACATGCCCTcacttgattttttaaaaaatcattagaaaaaaaattgagtattaaaagtatgtggttttttatggttcttttgataaaaaatgctctcacttgtgtttcacattgctaaatgccctcacttgtatttcacattgctaaatgccctcacttgagtagtaaaggTGTGTGATTTTTGATGACCCATTTAGTAAAAAATGTCTTTACTTGTGTcccatttggtaaaaaaatgcACTCACttttaatagtatatattaaaaaaatttatacgaATTTATATGTGTATATTGCCCTCACACCatcaaatttctggatccgtcactgtgCACCATAATCTATTATCTTATGAATTCGATTGTCTATTTAAATCAACTGGATGTCCATATATCAAAATGGTGATAAAATAAGAAAAGATTTGTTACTCTTTGGTTTTGGGGAGACAAAATGACAAACAATTAGTGTAAATATCAAGCCATATGGGCATGGTGGTCTACCACTCACCTCAAACTTACCTCAATCTTAAAACAATTATGGGAATCATTCACAAGAAAAATATACTTAATTATTGTTATAGCTAAGAATTAAGCATCTCCAACGAAGATGCTGGAGATGCTAAATCGAGAGACACTTTTGATATATACTAATGTCTTAACTATGTTAATTAAAGAGCAATTATATTGGAAAACTAGCTTAATAAGAATTATAAAATTTCAAAGTTTGTTAACATAGACAtcgtttttaaaaaattgatagaTCTCATGAACTAAATCTGTATAATAAAATGAAGTGTGAGATGAAATGTGGGGTCCTTTTAAGATAAAATTTTCAAAGCTATTAGGTTGGCGTGAAAATTTAATGGAAATTTTCTTAAAGTGGTGTAGATGATAAACACTAAAAAAACCCTTTCGCAGTAGTTCGTACCAAATCGATCACAATTTTCAGTGAATTCACACACCTATCTTTGTGTTTGTCTCCTTACTCGATCTGCCAACCCCCTCCCCCAAACATGCAAAGCTGTACGCCACCTAGCTAAGGTCCTAAAACAAAGAACTCAATTAAGCATGCAAGGCAATAGGCATTAGCTAGGCAACATCAATTTGGGATCTTGAATACGGTGACAATTTCAATGTAAGTTATAATAGTTATATATAGATTTCGCGAATCATAGAACAACAATGCAAACTTTTCATAATCTATATGCATGCAATAACGCAATGTAATGCCATaatagttagttttttttttatattatggGTCACCCTCCAACGATGTATACCTGTAAAAACGTCAACTGGTCAAGCTATAGCTATATTATGTCGCCAACCCGGAGAACATCTAGACTTTACTGGCTTAAAATACAAAGAAAAATTGGCAGAGAGCCAACTATGATTTGgcataataacaataaaatatatGTAGTTATAACTTCTGTCATGTAAATCAAGTAATTAACCGagaacatcaaattataatAATGGGGAAGAATATCTATGCATTCCATAGAAGCAGCATCAGCTAATTAAGTATATATAGGTACCATATAAACATTCCTCGAGCCACGCCATCTACACTCGTTTTCTAATCATGCAAGGTCAACTTGCCACAGACCACAATATTTCATTCTTGTGTCGTCATCATATTTTATTAATCTTGCCTTAATTAACCACTATGTTCCTTGTTCATTTCCACTGGACCAGACAATATGACAATGCAAGATTGTGGTCAATACTTTGCCTAATTGTGTTGACATGTGTTTAAGCCTAATTACCCCCTTTCAAGCTTCACTGTCGATTGTTTAATTTAACCAATTGATTAATTAGTTTAATCAGACATATCCCAAAAAGCTATAACATTGTTCCTCCAACCCTAATTTCTCCATGTGGTAGGCAATAGCTAGAGACATTAGGCTAGGGCCTATTGTTTGGTATCAGCCCTACAACATTAGTTGTGCTTTTTACAGCCTCTAGTGATTAGTGTTACAAATGAAAAGGTAAATAATTAAAATGGGGGTGTGTACGGAACAAA from Lotus japonicus ecotype B-129 chromosome 2, LjGifu_v1.2 includes:
- the LOC130740903 gene encoding uncharacterized protein LOC130740903; the encoded protein is MDDVRATSAWVASRSSHVVVDSAGIEKVVSTIESVPKVEWDFEGIHYFDNGPLTVQYLFVLDALNFCFWPDKDLNYEHLAAGLKAALQKDKSAFDADRLQKYTGPQLRELLNWPRPLPLEDERVRLLHEVGIELERSFDGKASNLVERCEKSAVNLVALVARHFPGFRDHSVYKGRQVFLYKRAQIFAADLWGAFKGQGYGDFKDVNSLTIMADYIVPAVLQQLGVLKYSPTLASTIEASGEIGPGTEEEVELRACSVYAVEKMRELISAKSGKQVLSVELDLWLWAFGVQCTSLQHHRTLSIYY